In the [Clostridium] colinum genome, one interval contains:
- a CDS encoding Fur family transcriptional regulator produces MEILIKNLKNNNLKVTPQRLTIYNYLYHNHIHPSAETIYNNIKEQNPTISLATVYKTLKSLKDSGLIQEINIGEDSFRYDIQIKPHSHIICTHCNNVIDYFPEDDFIFNIQNKVAKETKFQLDYNQMYFYGICEDCFKKQK; encoded by the coding sequence ATGGAGATTCTAATCAAAAATCTTAAAAACAACAACTTAAAAGTTACTCCACAAAGGTTGACTATATATAATTATTTATACCATAATCATATACATCCTAGTGCAGAAACAATATACAATAATATTAAAGAACAAAATCCAACAATAAGCCTTGCTACTGTATATAAAACATTAAAATCTTTAAAAGATTCAGGGCTTATACAAGAAATTAATATAGGTGAAGATAGTTTTAGATATGATATACAAATTAAACCTCATTCTCATATAATTTGTACACATTGTAATAATGTTATAGATTATTTTCCTGAAGATGATTTTATATTTAATATTCAAAATAAAGTTGCTAAAGAAACTAAATTTCAATTAGATTACAATCAAATGTATTTTTATGGAATTTGTGAAGATTGTTTCAAAAAACAAAAATAA
- a CDS encoding SIR2 family protein — MVIIKEFEEIVQNFETTPILFIGSGFSRRYLSAPDWEGLLKVFSNRIRNDSFSYSYYKNRVINMKNKTGLLPKLAEVLEIDFNEKWLCNEKFRGENLQKYYNEIANNGLSPFKAEIGYFFEKLLDENFMINDELNSFISMCESSVTSIITTNYDCLIEKLISDFKSYIGQEELIFSNIQGIAEIYKIHGCATKPSSIVINERDYVDFIEKNQYLSSKLITLFMEYPIIFIGYSINDYNIKLILENMTKYLSNENLIKLKNRLVFIEREENRNDIEVSKHTMYLNDKEIHMTKLSTDNYKKIFDIISNKKKKIPAKVLRMLKEELYQFIISNEPTSKLRVGEINNPNLSDSDLILAIGKASEFALKGLTGLTTNEWYINLINENLEFTYDEMLKNTNNVMNSSNKLPLNKYLYKAKENYSDIYNKCMEFNKTIYSSTIVKNRNRFPLKSISSIITDDNLTLSKKIDCICHLTESETNVELLEEFIKNELQQDFFKNYKSNKNMTSSMRRLIRVYDYLKYSDLVKRKYSQNQTSEKI, encoded by the coding sequence GTGGTTATTATTAAAGAATTTGAAGAAATAGTACAAAACTTTGAAACAACACCAATTTTATTTATTGGTTCAGGATTTTCTAGGAGATATTTATCAGCTCCTGATTGGGAAGGTTTGCTAAAAGTATTTTCAAATAGAATAAGAAATGATAGCTTTTCATATAGTTATTATAAAAATAGAGTTATTAATATGAAAAATAAAACAGGATTACTACCTAAATTAGCAGAAGTTTTAGAAATAGACTTTAATGAAAAATGGTTATGTAATGAAAAATTTAGAGGAGAAAACTTACAAAAATATTATAATGAAATAGCAAATAATGGATTAAGTCCATTTAAAGCAGAAATAGGTTATTTTTTTGAAAAACTATTAGATGAAAATTTTATGATTAATGATGAATTGAATTCCTTTATATCTATGTGTGAAAGTAGTGTAACAAGTATAATAACAACAAACTATGATTGTCTTATAGAAAAATTAATAAGTGATTTTAAATCTTATATAGGGCAAGAAGAATTAATTTTCTCAAACATACAAGGAATAGCAGAGATATATAAAATACATGGTTGTGCAACTAAACCAAGTAGTATAGTTATTAATGAAAGAGATTATGTAGATTTTATAGAAAAAAACCAGTACCTTTCATCTAAATTAATTACATTATTTATGGAATATCCTATAATTTTTATTGGATACTCTATAAACGATTATAATATTAAGCTTATCTTAGAAAATATGACAAAATATTTATCTAATGAAAATTTGATAAAATTGAAAAATAGACTTGTTTTTATTGAAAGAGAAGAAAATAGAAATGATATTGAAGTTTCTAAACATACAATGTATTTAAATGATAAAGAAATACATATGACTAAATTAAGTACAGATAATTATAAAAAAATATTTGATATAATATCTAATAAAAAGAAGAAAATACCAGCAAAAGTTCTTAGAATGCTTAAAGAGGAATTATATCAGTTTATAATTTCTAATGAACCAACATCAAAATTAAGAGTTGGAGAAATAAATAACCCTAATTTATCAGATAGTGATTTAATTCTTGCAATAGGAAAAGCCAGTGAGTTTGCATTAAAAGGTCTAACAGGATTAACTACAAATGAATGGTATATAAATTTAATAAATGAAAATTTAGAATTTACATATGATGAGATGCTTAAAAATACAAATAATGTAATGAATTCAAGTAACAAATTGCCTCTGAATAAATATTTATATAAAGCTAAAGAAAATTATTCAGATATATATAATAAATGTATGGAATTTAATAAAACAATTTATTCATCTACAATTGTTAAAAATAGAAATAGATTTCCATTAAAAAGTATAAGCTCAATAATTACAGATGATAATTTGACATTATCAAAAAAAATAGATTGTATTTGCCATTTAACTGAAAGTGAAACAAATGTAGAATTACTAGAAGAATTTATAAAAAATGAATTACAACAAGATTTTTTTAAAAATTATAAATCAAATAAAAATATGACTTCAAGTATGAGAAGATTAATAAGGGTATATGATTATTTAAAATATAGTGATTTAGTTAAAAGAAAATATTCACAAAATCAAACGAGCGAGAAAATATAA
- a CDS encoding phage holin family protein produces the protein MNIFETKVNYIISTITGILSAILGDFWFLFVFLLGLNIIDYTTGVMKARYLKKESSRQAMKGFIKKFLIWCLIAMGFGLGIVFKQIGQIIGLNLHIMLSIGWFILAHCIINEFRSILENMVELDKGHLVPKWLIKGLEVANKIIDKNVNEVINNLEEKESE, from the coding sequence ATGAATATTTTTGAAACTAAAGTAAATTATATAATATCTACAATAACAGGTATATTATCAGCTATTCTAGGTGATTTTTGGTTTTTATTTGTATTTTTACTAGGCTTAAATATAATAGACTACACAACTGGAGTAATGAAAGCTAGATACCTAAAAAAAGAAAGCTCAAGACAAGCAATGAAAGGCTTTATTAAAAAGTTTTTAATATGGTGCTTAATAGCTATGGGCTTTGGCCTTGGTATTGTATTTAAACAAATAGGTCAAATAATAGGATTAAATTTACATATAATGTTGTCTATTGGTTGGTTTATACTTGCCCATTGTATAATAAATGAATTTAGAAGTATTTTAGAAAATATGGTAGAGCTTGATAAGGGGCATCTTGTTCCTAAATGGTTAATAAAAGGTCTTGAGGTTGCTAATAAAATTATTGATAAAAATGTTAATGAAGTAATTAATAATTTAGAAGAAAAAGAGAGTGAATAG
- a CDS encoding M15 family metallopeptidase, with the protein MSRDITLLHPEVQAIIPKFLEECKKNGLIVGISQTFRTEKEQNDLYEQGRTKPGNIVTNAKYPYSNHNWGMAFDIYRNDGKGIYNDTDNWFAKVGSIAVKLGFEWGGNWKGFPDKPHIEFTKYGNTTTLAKKYGTPENFKKTWKEVDKYMFVTRNYSYNGKTKAFTVINEKGENFIKIRDLAELLNKNIKYDANTKITNLEDILENINVEANNKKVTVKAITSGGFNFVKVRDLAEFLGFETGYNETNNSIFFKLKQSILDKIFKK; encoded by the coding sequence ATGAGTAGAGATATAACATTACTACACCCCGAAGTGCAAGCTATAATACCTAAATTTTTAGAAGAATGTAAAAAAAATGGGTTGATAGTTGGAATTAGTCAAACTTTTAGGACAGAAAAAGAGCAAAATGACTTATATGAACAAGGTAGAACAAAGCCAGGTAATATAGTAACAAATGCTAAATATCCATATAGTAATCATAACTGGGGTATGGCTTTTGATATTTACAGAAATGACGGAAAAGGTATATATAATGATACAGACAATTGGTTTGCAAAGGTAGGAAGTATAGCTGTTAAATTAGGGTTTGAATGGGGTGGAAATTGGAAAGGCTTCCCCGACAAACCACATATAGAATTTACTAAATATGGAAATACAACAACCCTTGCTAAAAAATATGGCACGCCCGAAAATTTCAAAAAAACTTGGAAGGAAGTTGATAAATATATGTTTGTAACTAGAAATTATAGTTATAATGGTAAAACAAAAGCATTTACTGTAATAAATGAAAAAGGCGAAAACTTTATAAAAATAAGAGACTTAGCCGAACTTTTAAATAAAAATATTAAATATGATGCTAATACTAAAATAACAAATTTAGAAGATATTCTAGAAAATATAAATGTAGAAGCTAACAACAAAAAAGTCACTGTTAAAGCTATAACTAGTGGTGGATTTAACTTTGTAAAAGTTAGAGACTTAGCAGAGTTTTTAGGCTTTGAAACAGGATATAATGAAACTAATAACAGTATATTTTTTAAACTAAAACAATCTATTTTAGATAAAATATTTAAAAAGTAG
- a CDS encoding putative holin-like toxin yields the protein MSTYETISLMISFATLIILIINTKK from the coding sequence ATGAGTACATATGAAACAATATCATTAATGATAAGTTTTGCTACTCTAATCATTTTGATAATAAATACAAAAAAATAA
- a CDS encoding phage holin, with the protein MSKINWKKRFKNPIFWVNTLLAIATPILAYFGMNGQDLTTWESLFNLVLNALKNPYVLGLVLVYLWNNIINPVTKGITD; encoded by the coding sequence ATGAGTAAAATTAATTGGAAAAAACGCTTTAAAAATCCTATATTTTGGGTAAATACATTATTAGCTATTGCTACACCTATACTTGCATATTTTGGTATGAATGGACAAGATTTAACAACTTGGGAAAGCCTATTTAATTTAGTATTAAATGCTTTAAAAAATCCTTATGTTTTAGGACTTGTCTTAGTATATTTATGGAATAATATTATTAATCCAGTAACTAAAGGGATAACAGATTAA
- a CDS encoding putative phage tail protein, with protein sequence MNNRVINFINKIFINDDITKHIARISQTEIENIEIKIDDIKSNIFLDTSTWGLNIFEKELNIEYVEDKLIEERKAIISAKWRGAGKLTLELIQDTVKAYTDNLVKVRFNGTIIIDFTNKIGKPKDIGSLIKSIEDIKPAHLGVDYIFKYRTWGDLSSLTWKSISSKTWKEVRESEKLI encoded by the coding sequence TTGAATAATAGAGTTATTAATTTTATAAATAAAATATTTATAAATGATGATATTACAAAGCATATAGCTAGAATAAGCCAAACAGAAATAGAAAATATAGAAATAAAAATAGATGATATAAAAAGCAATATATTTTTGGATACATCTACTTGGGGCCTAAATATATTTGAAAAAGAATTGAATATAGAATATGTAGAAGATAAGTTAATTGAAGAAAGAAAAGCTATAATAAGTGCTAAATGGAGAGGAGCAGGTAAACTAACTTTAGAGCTTATACAAGATACTGTTAAGGCTTATACAGACAATCTTGTAAAAGTACGATTTAACGGAACTATAATAATAGATTTTACTAATAAAATAGGCAAACCTAAGGATATAGGTAGTTTAATAAAAAGTATTGAAGATATTAAACCAGCACATTTAGGAGTTGATTATATTTTTAAGTATAGAACTTGGGGAGATTTAAGCTCTTTAACTTGGAAAAGTATATCAAGTAAAACTTGGAAAGAGGTACGAGAAAGTGAAAAATTAATATAG
- a CDS encoding baseplate J/gp47 family protein has translation MNFNKKSNEILEEILQGIPDTYEKRKGYFLWDILKAISIRMCDTLKSLTIVSSKLDINNLTGTELERFITQRTGIERKKATYSQGVVTVKGNGTINIGDIFETEGLIRFEAIEQKNIIDMGNVNIRCVTAGKIGNVPINSIKKMPVTIAGINSCNNETETEGGYDEEIDIDLKNRYFERLREPATSGNIYHYKRWAKEVEGVGDAKVIPLWNGHTTVKVIIVDNDRLPADENLVKKVQEYIDPNITGEGRGQAPIGAFCTVVSATPKTISISVKAVFSRNYDKEQLKKRIIENITLYLKEIAFKKDVLSYAIVGSKILDVEGVIDYTDLKINNQTSNIECNQEEVFTLERVDFIE, from the coding sequence TTGAATTTTAATAAAAAATCTAATGAAATTTTAGAAGAGATTTTACAGGGAATACCAGATACTTATGAAAAAAGAAAAGGATATTTTTTGTGGGATATTCTAAAAGCTATATCCATTAGAATGTGTGATACTTTAAAAAGTTTAACTATTGTATCTAGTAAGTTAGATATAAATAACTTAACAGGTACAGAGCTTGAAAGGTTTATTACACAACGTACAGGTATAGAAAGAAAAAAGGCTACATATTCTCAAGGTGTTGTTACTGTAAAAGGTAATGGGACTATTAATATTGGAGATATATTTGAAACAGAAGGGCTTATTCGTTTTGAGGCAATAGAACAAAAAAACATAATAGATATGGGTAATGTTAATATAAGATGTGTTACAGCTGGTAAAATAGGTAATGTTCCTATTAATAGTATTAAAAAAATGCCTGTTACAATTGCAGGTATTAACTCTTGTAATAACGAAACAGAAACAGAGGGAGGTTATGATGAGGAAATAGACATAGATTTAAAAAATAGATATTTTGAAAGATTAAGAGAGCCTGCTACAAGTGGCAACATATATCACTATAAAAGGTGGGCTAAAGAGGTTGAAGGTGTAGGAGATGCTAAAGTAATACCACTTTGGAATGGACATACTACTGTTAAAGTTATTATTGTAGATAATGATAGGTTACCTGCCGATGAAAATCTTGTGAAAAAGGTACAAGAATATATAGACCCTAACATAACAGGAGAAGGAAGAGGGCAAGCACCTATTGGAGCATTTTGTACAGTAGTTAGTGCCACTCCTAAAACTATATCTATATCAGTTAAAGCTGTATTTAGCAGAAACTATGATAAAGAACAATTAAAGAAAAGAATAATCGAAAATATAACTTTATATTTAAAAGAAATAGCATTTAAAAAAGATGTATTAAGTTATGCTATTGTAGGGTCTAAAATTTTAGATGTAGAAGGTGTTATTGACTATACAGATTTAAAAATAAATAATCAAACATCTAATATAGAATGTAATCAAGAAGAGGTTTTTACATTAGAAAGAGTTGATTTTATTGAATAA
- a CDS encoding DUF2634 domain-containing protein, producing the protein MFPKINYNIMEIEDSKPITLGKCFKFDFQKGRHIIIDGKFVECDFQENIRQFIQVILRTKINTFKVYTIDDDENFGLSIHNYIGNKVYHKGFILSETKREITEQLLNHPFIKDVDNFKFEFENTFLNITFTCFLHNHEILNINEVVELEF; encoded by the coding sequence ATGTTTCCTAAAATAAATTATAATATTATGGAAATAGAAGATAGTAAGCCTATTACTTTAGGTAAATGCTTTAAATTTGACTTTCAAAAAGGAAGACATATTATTATAGACGGAAAATTTGTAGAGTGTGATTTTCAAGAAAATATAAGGCAATTTATACAAGTCATTTTAAGGACAAAAATAAATACTTTTAAAGTATATACAATAGATGATGATGAAAACTTTGGGTTATCTATACATAATTATATTGGAAATAAAGTTTATCATAAAGGGTTTATATTGTCTGAAACTAAAAGGGAGATAACAGAACAACTTTTAAACCACCCTTTTATAAAAGATGTAGATAATTTTAAATTTGAGTTTGAAAATACATTTTTAAATATAACTTTTACTTGTTTTTTACATAATCATGAAATTTTAAATATTAATGAGGTGGTAGAACTTGAATTTTAA
- a CDS encoding XkdQ/YqbQ family protein, whose amino-acid sequence MDTLGVQLDFSIPKDNAYIKFFIDCGDKILLCKNGKTLFQGIITDKNINGIFEESFTAFDFAFYLNKSKVIKQFNNINGRIAISSICSEQGINVGEIPTLNTNINHIYFENTIAEIIDDILQQCSKETGKIYYKEVLKDKLYIFERGTKIINPTYKMAVNVASIKVLDEIGQNFSKGYSIANLKNKVTIITQNEKEARVIATKEDNKNIEKYGLLHHIESVDQKDKNQATNIANNRLKELNKIKETLSLELLGDITIKAGRVLNINNKEININGKFNIISSNHTIESGIHKTNIELERL is encoded by the coding sequence ATTGACACTTTAGGTGTACAATTAGATTTTTCTATACCTAAAGACAATGCATATATTAAATTTTTCATAGACTGTGGAGATAAAATTTTATTATGTAAAAATGGTAAAACATTATTTCAAGGCATTATTACTGATAAAAATATTAATGGCATATTTGAAGAAAGTTTTACCGCTTTTGACTTTGCTTTTTATCTTAATAAATCAAAGGTAATAAAACAATTTAATAATATAAATGGTAGAATAGCTATATCTAGTATATGTAGTGAACAAGGTATAAATGTAGGAGAAATTCCTACTTTAAATACTAATATAAATCATATTTATTTTGAAAATACAATAGCAGAAATAATAGATGATATACTACAACAATGTAGTAAAGAAACAGGAAAAATATATTATAAAGAAGTTTTAAAAGATAAGCTATATATATTTGAAAGAGGTACAAAAATTATAAACCCAACTTATAAAATGGCAGTAAATGTAGCAAGTATAAAGGTATTAGATGAAATAGGACAAAACTTTTCTAAAGGTTATAGCATAGCAAATTTAAAAAATAAAGTAACTATAATTACTCAAAATGAAAAAGAGGCAAGAGTTATAGCTACAAAAGAGGATAATAAAAATATAGAAAAATATGGGCTATTACATCATATTGAAAGTGTGGACCAAAAAGATAAAAATCAAGCTACAAATATAGCTAATAACAGGTTAAAAGAGCTAAATAAAATTAAAGAAACCTTATCTTTAGAGCTTTTAGGAGATATAACTATAAAAGCAGGTAGAGTATTAAATATTAATAATAAAGAGATAAATATTAATGGTAAATTTAATATTATATCAAGTAATCATACTATTGAAAGTGGTATACATAAAACAAATATTGAACTAGAAAGGCTTTAA
- a CDS encoding phage portal protein: MDIIFSANNNEQVLTLPIIPENMPELSQSYKNSTFESINGELNLIGIKALRTVSFSCFFPTKKYRFIRPKAKEDGWIYVAFFNKYASNKMPIRMILLDNDNIEISNMAYTVESFNCYVDKVGDIQYSLDLKEYRFPKIKK, translated from the coding sequence ATGGATATTATATTTAGTGCAAACAATAATGAACAAGTATTAACATTGCCTATAATACCTGAGAATATGCCAGAACTATCACAAAGTTATAAAAACTCTACATTTGAAAGCATTAATGGAGAATTAAATTTAATAGGCATTAAAGCACTTAGAACAGTGTCTTTTTCTTGTTTTTTCCCTACTAAAAAATATAGGTTTATTAGGCCTAAAGCAAAAGAAGACGGTTGGATATATGTAGCATTTTTTAATAAGTATGCTAGTAATAAAATGCCTATACGTATGATATTACTTGATAATGACAACATAGAAATATCAAATATGGCTTATACTGTAGAAAGTTTTAATTGTTATGTAGATAAAGTAGGAGATATACAGTATTCTTTAGATTTAAAAGAATATAGATTTCCTAAAATTAAAAAGTAG
- a CDS encoding phage tail tube protein produces the protein MAKLRSQNVIAGTFGSVWVNDEEWLHVTKFEAKVTGEFEDINMAGRYGVGKKYMGWTGEGTITVNKVNSTVTKMLADAFKKGIMPEIKIVAKLADPQALGAERIEILEVTFSEFMLLNFELKAKMEEEVPFTFEDYNLIDTI, from the coding sequence ATGGCAAAATTACGTTCACAAAATGTTATAGCAGGTACTTTTGGTTCTGTATGGGTAAATGATGAAGAATGGTTGCACGTTACAAAGTTTGAGGCAAAGGTAACAGGCGAATTTGAAGATATAAATATGGCTGGTAGGTATGGTGTTGGTAAAAAATATATGGGTTGGACAGGCGAAGGTACAATAACTGTTAATAAAGTTAATAGTACCGTTACAAAAATGCTTGCAGATGCTTTTAAAAAAGGTATTATGCCTGAAATAAAGATTGTTGCTAAACTTGCAGACCCTCAAGCACTAGGTGCAGAAAGGATTGAAATTTTAGAAGTAACATTTAGCGAATTTATGTTACTAAATTTTGAATTAAAGGCTAAAATGGAAGAAGAAGTACCATTTACATTTGAAGATTATAATTTAATAGATACTATTTAG